The following are from one region of the Rosistilla carotiformis genome:
- a CDS encoding DUF6714 family protein, with protein sequence MRDWLIRYIEQAFAGVTLGDGTTLYEAAFHADYGFDPRELARSDNAERSDWRRVPFDDLFSRNDAIFFMNSSGKRFYSPAIMRAVLTDGMRDGLMYDAFIFDLAGFVHANNKDDIPFATLYNAHQRATFVRFCKFAAFNAPREFGRDDPLRILDRIRQLEPAPRSRRTKR encoded by the coding sequence TTGCGAGATTGGCTGATTCGGTACATCGAACAAGCATTCGCTGGCGTCACGCTGGGTGATGGCACAACTCTCTACGAGGCAGCCTTCCACGCAGACTACGGCTTTGACCCGCGCGAACTTGCCCGCTCCGACAACGCCGAAAGAAGCGACTGGCGACGTGTTCCGTTTGACGATCTATTCTCTCGGAACGACGCTATATTTTTCATGAACTCTAGTGGCAAGCGGTTTTACTCTCCGGCGATTATGCGCGCGGTACTGACCGACGGGATGCGGGATGGATTGATGTACGACGCCTTCATCTTTGATCTTGCTGGCTTCGTCCACGCGAATAACAAAGATGACATTCCGTTTGCTACGCTCTACAATGCTCACCAGCGGGCGACTTTCGTTCGGTTTTGCAAGTTCGCTGCTTTCAATGCTCCTCGGGAATTCGGTCGGGATGACCCACTGCGAATTCTAGATCGCATTCGGCAACTTGAACCTGCACCAAGAAGCCGACGAACCAAGCGATGA
- a CDS encoding terminase large subunit has translation MTNPKPKRPKRSPTARVLELRSQAKRDGWLKWIRQGPGEEADERAMLGGCWFSQHRADHWLDFADKYGTLTEGAWLGQKFDLLDWQAEDTSRLFGWQKHSPEWGYPVRRFKFWYEEVPKKNGKTPLLALIGNYLFFGDSFGRQINLFTCATTRKQAERLLKHSVRQVKNAPELAAYTQIRKLEGFLSLQFGDNEWFVTSSDPDSADGVNGHCLADEVHRWRGYQFFNTLRWMLASQPEGLFAAITTAGNDPDTVCRQLHDKTLAIDAGTQTDEAFLGKIYAADPADDPHAEATWFKANPSLGKSAEAPLKLSSFRQDYETAKVDPTQWHDWLQLRLNLWQTNQDSWLGKALPFGLASWDAGELKRSESKDRDPIDCYEDFTLESLHGMPCVLGFDGATVRDTTAAVLSFVDPDQPDIVRVTPKFWLPENTAIKQQETIPYREWIADGLIKTTPGDAVDFRTILDDLIDWLEPFRCHRLYFDPNFQAEWLTQELADATGAERVGFPQTFVGYGPVIRIAETMMIRRQLRHNGHRVLTWQLGNTTARTNANGDKRPVKPPEGEKKKIDGSCAMLMSLQDVVTGDGELADYYDDHDVEVL, from the coding sequence GTGACGAATCCTAAACCCAAACGTCCAAAGCGATCGCCAACGGCGCGTGTGCTCGAATTGCGATCGCAAGCCAAGCGTGATGGATGGCTGAAGTGGATTCGGCAAGGGCCTGGTGAAGAGGCCGACGAGCGAGCAATGCTCGGCGGTTGCTGGTTCAGTCAACACCGTGCCGACCACTGGTTAGACTTTGCCGACAAGTACGGCACGTTGACCGAGGGTGCATGGCTCGGCCAGAAGTTCGACCTGTTGGACTGGCAAGCCGAGGACACATCGCGGCTGTTCGGATGGCAGAAACATTCACCCGAGTGGGGCTACCCCGTTCGTCGGTTCAAGTTTTGGTACGAAGAGGTGCCAAAGAAGAACGGCAAAACGCCGCTGTTGGCGTTGATCGGCAATTACCTGTTCTTCGGCGACAGTTTCGGTCGACAGATCAACCTGTTCACGTGCGCCACGACGCGCAAGCAAGCCGAGCGGCTGCTGAAACATAGCGTCCGACAAGTTAAGAACGCGCCCGAGTTGGCGGCTTACACGCAGATCCGGAAGCTGGAAGGCTTTCTATCGCTGCAGTTCGGTGACAACGAATGGTTCGTAACATCAAGCGATCCCGATTCCGCCGACGGCGTCAACGGACACTGCCTGGCCGACGAAGTCCATCGTTGGCGCGGGTATCAGTTTTTCAACACGCTTCGTTGGATGTTGGCTTCGCAGCCCGAGGGATTGTTTGCGGCGATCACGACGGCCGGGAATGATCCCGACACCGTCTGTCGCCAGCTGCACGACAAGACGCTGGCGATCGACGCCGGCACGCAAACCGACGAAGCGTTCCTCGGGAAGATTTATGCTGCCGATCCGGCCGACGATCCGCATGCCGAGGCGACCTGGTTCAAGGCGAATCCAAGCCTTGGCAAATCAGCCGAGGCGCCGTTGAAGCTGAGCAGCTTTAGGCAAGATTACGAAACGGCCAAGGTGGATCCAACTCAGTGGCACGACTGGCTGCAGCTGCGGTTGAACCTTTGGCAAACGAATCAAGACAGTTGGCTTGGCAAAGCGCTTCCGTTTGGTCTGGCATCGTGGGACGCCGGCGAGCTGAAGCGATCGGAATCCAAAGATCGCGACCCGATCGATTGTTACGAAGACTTCACATTGGAATCGCTACACGGCATGCCATGCGTGTTGGGGTTCGATGGCGCTACAGTTCGCGACACGACCGCCGCGGTGCTGTCGTTTGTCGATCCTGATCAACCGGACATCGTTCGCGTGACGCCCAAGTTCTGGTTGCCAGAGAACACCGCGATCAAACAACAGGAAACGATTCCCTACCGGGAATGGATCGCCGACGGGCTGATCAAGACCACGCCGGGAGACGCGGTCGACTTTCGCACCATCCTCGACGATCTGATTGATTGGCTCGAACCGTTCCGATGCCATCGGTTGTATTTCGATCCGAACTTCCAAGCCGAATGGTTGACGCAAGAGTTGGCCGATGCGACCGGCGCCGAGCGTGTTGGATTTCCCCAAACGTTCGTCGGCTATGGTCCCGTGATTCGGATCGCTGAAACGATGATGATCCGCCGGCAGCTGCGTCACAACGGCCACCGCGTGTTGACGTGGCAGTTGGGCAACACGACAGCCCGCACGAATGCAAACGGCGACAAGCGGCCGGTCAAACCGCCTGAGGGCGAGAAAAAGAAGATCGACGGCAGCTGTGCCATGTTGATGAGCCTGCAGGACGTTGTTACGGGGGACGGTGAGCTGGCCGACTACTACGACGACCACGACGTGGAGGTTCTGTGA
- a CDS encoding HNH endonuclease, with translation MPKRARRLGERRPDHSPAAPRPITSRKTSTQRGYDRRWRKERRAFLAENPYCAEHLRRKKIRLAQCVDHIIPHRGNKRLFWSRRNWQSLCNSCHSKKTQTERTGIPNNDSRHESTTVTPGRGYRPQANDR, from the coding sequence ATGCCTAAGCGTGCCCGCCGGCTGGGCGAACGCAGGCCGGACCACTCACCGGCAGCCCCGCGGCCGATCACCTCACGCAAGACGTCGACACAGCGTGGCTACGATCGCCGCTGGCGAAAAGAGCGTCGAGCGTTCCTCGCTGAGAACCCGTACTGCGCCGAGCATCTACGCCGGAAGAAGATCCGGTTGGCCCAATGTGTCGACCATATCATCCCGCATCGCGGCAACAAGCGGCTGTTTTGGTCGCGCCGCAACTGGCAATCGCTGTGCAATTCATGCCACAGCAAAAAGACTCAGACCGAACGAACAGGAATCCCCAACAATGACTCGCGTCACGAAAGCACAACTGTCACGCCTGGTCGCGGCTATCGGCCGCAAGCGAACGATCGATAG
- a CDS encoding helix-turn-helix domain-containing protein, translating into MGGKKRRLNKRLSDQQRQKIGELLSIGLSHREVSRRVACDHRTVARYSDVVSYSFCRPRRCCSCGYRVTTSECLVCLARVA; encoded by the coding sequence ATGGGGGGCAAGAAACGTCGCCTTAACAAGCGTCTTTCCGACCAGCAACGTCAGAAGATCGGCGAGCTATTGTCGATCGGCCTGTCGCATCGGGAAGTCTCGCGCCGAGTGGCGTGTGATCACCGGACCGTAGCTCGATACAGCGATGTCGTCTCGTATTCATTTTGCCGACCGCGCCGCTGCTGTTCATGTGGCTATCGCGTTACCACCTCGGAATGTCTCGTATGCTTGGCACGTGTCGCGTAG
- a CDS encoding phage portal protein has protein sequence MTAGVYDALSCFDIYHSTEQRSAAGGGAGWDVFATGDTSDAGETVTATKALGYAPVYQAVSRISGDVAKLPLGIYKRVKGGKELQRNHAVFPIIQLMGRANPSVSAFKFWRRLMAQALLWNNGWAWIERSASGRPIGLYNLLSDRTGYGRDKKTGQLCVHTEVGGKLWQLLPDDVIHIEGVSIDCEAGESILRLFRHDFGLALAARKFKSKFFKGNANLGGILMVPPGSNPDNVRKVRNKLDAKMSGESNESFKTLVLRDGYKWLGTQVDPQKASVSSIDEDGIRSVAQMYNLDPSLFGLKSSVSYNSREMAKQDYHESALSPWLVGIKSECQLKLLSDAEREADTHLIDYNINAMQWTDAKTRAEIASKGIQSGRYSPNETRSWENMNAYDGGDVWYQPLHLATVGKSADDEYEGEPDEDPETDDAERSLHRALMVETLTRMHGRLHGQARKHADYASNMAANRSICESMLSTPAAIARVNVASVLDAYDNWMRDADDNWDAVRVSIPNFAKALLK, from the coding sequence GTGACCGCCGGAGTCTACGACGCACTATCGTGCTTCGACATCTATCATTCGACCGAACAACGCAGCGCCGCCGGCGGTGGTGCCGGATGGGATGTGTTTGCGACGGGCGACACCAGCGATGCAGGCGAAACGGTGACTGCGACCAAGGCCCTTGGCTATGCGCCGGTCTATCAAGCGGTGAGCCGGATCAGTGGCGACGTCGCCAAGCTGCCGCTGGGCATCTACAAACGCGTCAAAGGTGGGAAGGAACTGCAACGCAATCACGCGGTCTTTCCGATCATTCAACTGATGGGGCGGGCGAATCCAAGTGTGTCCGCGTTCAAGTTCTGGCGACGGCTGATGGCTCAGGCGTTGTTGTGGAACAACGGCTGGGCGTGGATCGAACGCTCGGCATCGGGACGACCGATCGGACTCTACAACCTGTTGTCGGATCGTACTGGATACGGACGCGACAAGAAAACAGGCCAGTTGTGCGTTCACACTGAAGTGGGCGGCAAGCTGTGGCAGCTGCTCCCCGACGACGTGATTCATATCGAAGGCGTGTCGATCGACTGTGAAGCCGGCGAATCGATTCTGAGGTTGTTCCGGCACGACTTTGGTTTGGCCCTTGCAGCACGCAAGTTCAAATCGAAGTTCTTCAAAGGGAACGCCAACCTGGGCGGCATCTTAATGGTGCCACCTGGTTCGAATCCCGACAACGTCCGCAAGGTGCGTAATAAGCTCGACGCCAAGATGAGCGGCGAATCCAACGAAAGTTTTAAGACGTTAGTGCTGCGCGACGGCTACAAGTGGCTTGGAACCCAAGTCGATCCGCAGAAGGCCAGCGTGTCGTCGATCGATGAAGATGGAATCCGCTCGGTCGCGCAGATGTATAACCTCGATCCGTCGCTCTTTGGTCTTAAATCGAGTGTCAGCTACAACAGCCGCGAAATGGCCAAGCAGGATTATCACGAATCGGCGTTGTCGCCATGGTTGGTCGGTATCAAGTCGGAATGCCAATTGAAGCTGTTGTCGGATGCCGAGCGCGAGGCCGATACGCATCTGATCGATTACAACATCAACGCGATGCAATGGACTGACGCGAAGACGCGCGCCGAGATCGCCAGCAAGGGCATCCAGTCCGGACGCTACTCACCAAACGAGACACGCAGCTGGGAAAACATGAACGCCTACGACGGCGGCGATGTTTGGTACCAACCGCTGCACTTGGCCACTGTCGGCAAATCAGCCGACGACGAATACGAAGGTGAGCCCGACGAAGATCCGGAGACCGACGACGCGGAGCGATCGCTGCACCGCGCGTTGATGGTCGAAACTCTTACCCGCATGCACGGCCGGCTTCACGGCCAGGCTCGCAAGCATGCCGACTACGCCTCGAACATGGCCGCTAATCGGTCGATTTGCGAAAGCATGTTGTCGACGCCGGCGGCGATCGCACGTGTAAACGTGGCTTCAGTGTTGGACGCTTACGACAACTGGATGCGCGATGCGGATGACAACTGGGACGCGGTTCGCGTTTCGATTCCCAACTTTGCAAAGGCTCTTTTGAAATGA
- a CDS encoding DNA-methyltransferase yields the protein MMICERCKTAEAVNVERGKDWQSYLGDTRSVLSTLPDESFDAIVSDPPYGSGANTVAGRLSSSSSKYRSTGAKPLPDILGDSMVPEAWQGMMQSIMAEAYRVARPGADVILFCDWRCYPALMQIVGGARFQLRGVATWDKKNSRPMKNGFRSQTEWIISARKPGKLDRDKDVYLPGVFTFQTMSNGKRHLTQKPLALMAELVRLVPDGGHVLDMFQGSGTTGVASVQRGLKYTGIEGVKEYHAIACERLTETAA from the coding sequence ATGATGATCTGTGAACGATGTAAGACGGCCGAGGCCGTCAACGTGGAACGAGGGAAAGACTGGCAATCCTATTTGGGCGACACTCGCAGCGTGCTGAGCACGTTGCCCGACGAAAGCTTCGACGCGATCGTCAGTGATCCGCCCTATGGCAGCGGTGCCAATACGGTCGCCGGCCGACTCAGTAGTAGCAGCTCGAAGTATCGAAGCACGGGGGCCAAACCGCTCCCGGATATCCTCGGGGACTCGATGGTCCCCGAAGCTTGGCAAGGGATGATGCAGAGCATCATGGCTGAAGCGTACCGCGTGGCCCGTCCCGGTGCCGATGTGATCCTGTTTTGTGATTGGCGTTGCTATCCCGCATTGATGCAGATCGTTGGCGGCGCGAGGTTCCAACTGCGTGGCGTGGCGACCTGGGACAAGAAGAATTCGCGACCGATGAAGAATGGGTTCCGATCGCAGACCGAATGGATCATCAGTGCGCGAAAGCCCGGCAAACTCGATCGCGACAAAGACGTTTATCTGCCTGGCGTGTTCACCTTCCAAACGATGAGCAATGGCAAGCGTCACCTGACGCAGAAACCGTTGGCGCTGATGGCGGAGCTGGTACGCCTGGTCCCCGATGGTGGACACGTTCTCGACATGTTCCAGGGGAGCGGCACAACGGGCGTTGCATCGGTTCAGCGAGGGCTGAAATACACCGGAATCGAAGGTGTGAAAGAGTATCACGCGATCGCCTGCGAACGTTTGACCGAAACCGCTGCTTGA
- a CDS encoding sigma factor-like helix-turn-helix DNA-binding protein, producing MNLTEFKQIPEAERSAVLKRLSYREREIVKLLSGLGDGYDYTLEEVSHVFKETTERIEEFASEAMRKAERWLATGIADAEVGEAPTMETDSVSICIALPEFCDEQLVGEKLAELYVALNGMHIGAGGSGLTVREDQSDAGVLTLEGAPTR from the coding sequence ATGAACTTAACTGAATTCAAACAGATTCCTGAAGCAGAACGGTCCGCTGTTCTGAAACGACTCTCGTATCGCGAACGCGAGATTGTGAAGCTTCTCTCCGGACTTGGCGACGGATACGACTATACACTGGAAGAGGTTTCACATGTGTTCAAGGAAACAACAGAGCGCATTGAAGAATTCGCATCTGAAGCGATGAGGAAAGCTGAACGTTGGCTCGCTACAGGTATTGCTGACGCGGAAGTGGGCGAAGCACCGACCATGGAAACCGACTCTGTCTCTATTTGCATCGCATTGCCGGAGTTTTGTGATGAACAATTGGTTGGCGAGAAACTCGCCGAGCTTTACGTCGCCCTGAACGGAATGCACATCGGCGCAGGCGGTTCCGGACTGACTGTTCGCGAAGATCAATCAGATGCCGGAGTGCTGACCTTGGAAGGAGCGCCGACACGATGA
- a CDS encoding HK97 family phage prohead protease yields the protein MTMKTDHRAGYHRSDRAGRENLVVHQRHSRVERRSGSGDDSPSMIRGYGAVYYREGDESTEYWLWDDIVERIRPGAFDRSIAEQQDVRGLFNHDPNQVLGRTASGTMRLRSDAVGLAYEIDDDPNSPMHVNIGRMIDRGDVSGSSFWFRPSRVSWTETDDYAVRWIEDVDLYDVGPVTFPAYDGASSGRSADAEAIVTELANYRTERNAAEAEPYDIAIAARLASLPPM from the coding sequence ATGACAATGAAAACAGACCACCGAGCGGGATACCATCGTAGCGACCGAGCTGGTCGCGAGAATTTGGTAGTCCACCAACGCCATAGCCGTGTTGAACGGCGCAGCGGATCGGGAGACGATTCGCCCAGTATGATCCGCGGCTATGGCGCTGTGTACTATCGCGAGGGAGACGAATCAACCGAGTACTGGCTGTGGGATGACATTGTCGAACGGATCCGCCCTGGCGCCTTCGATCGTTCGATTGCTGAACAACAGGACGTCCGCGGATTGTTCAATCACGATCCCAACCAAGTCCTCGGTAGGACGGCATCGGGAACAATGCGGTTGCGTTCCGACGCGGTCGGATTGGCATACGAAATCGACGACGATCCCAACAGCCCCATGCACGTCAACATCGGCCGGATGATTGATCGCGGCGACGTTTCCGGCAGCAGCTTTTGGTTTCGGCCCTCGCGAGTGAGTTGGACCGAGACCGACGATTACGCGGTTCGATGGATTGAAGACGTTGATCTCTACGACGTCGGTCCCGTGACCTTTCCGGCCTACGACGGCGCCTCTTCTGGGCGATCGGCCGACGCCGAAGCGATCGTTACCGAGTTGGCGAACTATCGCACCGAACGCAATGCCGCCGAAGCCGAGCCCTACGACATCGCGATCGCGGCTCGGCTTGCGTCTCTCCCACCGATGTAG
- a CDS encoding HK97 gp10 family phage protein produces the protein MSKTKVNVTIDETGDVDRLLQTMPDVLQHKQLPKALRAGAKPIIREAKQRVSQPGYPGDKPGKEPLKNTIHAVIRKYEYTSIAVVGCTWPEGNHGWLVEFGHDIKRTTSGQIYGRVQPYPFMRPAIDATRSEVAGSVLLVLQMGVQEFNSQ, from the coding sequence ATGTCGAAGACTAAGGTCAATGTGACGATCGACGAAACCGGAGACGTCGACCGGCTGCTGCAGACGATGCCCGACGTGTTGCAACACAAGCAGCTGCCCAAGGCATTGCGAGCCGGTGCCAAACCGATCATCCGCGAAGCGAAGCAACGTGTATCGCAACCTGGCTACCCAGGGGACAAGCCCGGCAAAGAGCCGCTCAAGAACACGATCCACGCTGTGATCCGGAAATACGAGTACACGTCGATCGCGGTCGTCGGTTGCACTTGGCCCGAGGGCAACCACGGCTGGTTGGTTGAATTCGGGCACGACATCAAACGCACAACCAGCGGGCAAATCTATGGTCGCGTGCAGCCCTATCCCTTCATGCGACCGGCGATCGATGCCACGCGAAGCGAAGTGGCCGGCAGCGTGTTGCTTGTGTTGCAGATGGGTGTTCAGGAGTTTAATTCGCAATGA
- a CDS encoding head-tail connector protein: MQYELTTLQSPAMQPLTLAAAKLHLYEDEEHNDDDITRAIADATLWLERQTDLRLITQKTRLTADNFPAAGTPITLPVWPVKSIDAITYVAADGTETTLATESVSLRKNDYGRSRIAMKDWAPWPTTRHTPDAVTIDVEVGFTDADSVPEIYVRPLLTLIAFFYENRGDSDIALPQVLGDLVANLRPADE; encoded by the coding sequence ATGCAATACGAACTGACAACGCTGCAGTCGCCGGCGATGCAACCGCTAACCCTCGCGGCCGCAAAGCTGCACCTGTACGAAGACGAAGAGCACAACGACGACGATATTACGCGAGCGATCGCCGACGCAACGTTGTGGTTGGAACGTCAAACCGATCTGCGTCTGATCACTCAGAAGACACGCCTGACGGCCGACAACTTCCCCGCCGCCGGCACACCGATCACGTTGCCCGTCTGGCCTGTGAAATCGATCGACGCGATTACCTACGTCGCGGCCGATGGGACCGAGACCACACTGGCGACCGAATCGGTATCGCTGCGAAAGAACGACTACGGGCGATCACGGATCGCCATGAAAGATTGGGCCCCCTGGCCAACCACGCGGCACACGCCCGATGCCGTCACGATCGATGTAGAGGTCGGATTCACAGACGCCGACAGCGTACCGGAGATCTACGTGCGGCCGTTGCTGACGTTGATCGCTTTCTTCTACGAAAACCGTGGAGACAGCGATATCGCGCTCCCGCAAGTACTCGGCGACCTGGTTGCAAACCTCCGGCCTGCAGACGAATGA
- a CDS encoding restriction endonuclease — translation MITTSTPDTWQALQTDVASILQQCGFDTEVEKPVDTARGAVELDVYAEEVVKGRKYTIVCECKHWKNRVPQTVIHSFRTVVSDIGANVGYIISLNGFQSGSFTASELTNLELVTWREFQAAFEETWFENYFSLQVDEHLDPLMTFAEPFLPAWFGDLPESDKEEYMALKRQYDLFGIVMQSFCPYSRLFRKEGVPSLPLVDRLEPHELLETIPDHILQEVGYRELLEHALEYGRTAIAKFRAIRDRNAKAK, via the coding sequence ATGATTACAACGTCCACACCCGATACTTGGCAGGCATTGCAAACCGACGTTGCATCAATTCTTCAGCAATGCGGATTCGACACTGAAGTGGAAAAACCGGTCGATACCGCTAGAGGCGCTGTCGAACTCGATGTTTACGCCGAAGAGGTTGTCAAAGGCCGCAAATATACGATCGTCTGTGAGTGCAAACACTGGAAGAACCGCGTTCCTCAAACAGTAATTCACAGCTTTCGAACGGTCGTTTCAGACATTGGCGCAAACGTCGGGTACATTATCTCCCTCAATGGTTTTCAATCGGGCTCATTCACTGCATCCGAACTTACCAATCTTGAATTGGTGACGTGGCGGGAGTTTCAAGCCGCCTTTGAAGAAACATGGTTCGAGAATTATTTCTCGCTTCAGGTAGACGAACACCTTGATCCTCTAATGACATTTGCCGAACCCTTCTTGCCTGCGTGGTTTGGCGATCTGCCTGAATCCGATAAAGAAGAATACATGGCCCTCAAACGACAGTACGACCTATTTGGGATTGTCATGCAATCGTTCTGTCCATACTCACGGCTGTTCCGAAAAGAAGGCGTTCCGTCGTTACCTCTTGTTGATCGTCTTGAACCGCACGAGTTGCTCGAGACTATTCCTGATCACATCCTACAGGAAGTTGGCTATCGCGAACTGCTGGAACATGCCCTCGAATATGGTAGAACTGCAATTGCGAAGTTTCGTGCAATCCGCGACCGAAACGCCAAAGCGAAAT
- a CDS encoding phage terminase small subunit P27 family, with amino-acid sequence MPKKKATTKPRPGTKRGRPKGSTTKPPANTASEKALAAVPKPPAYLGKYAKEYWVTVGPVLIEAKLLTNSHLGAFAALCEAWHEYRTNQDWITANPDKLTFATETGYVAEDPRIRFRNKALDTLQKLWSKFGMTPKALADLGKLTDTKSSIPAIAIFARSKYDDLEK; translated from the coding sequence ATGCCAAAGAAGAAGGCGACGACCAAGCCGCGGCCGGGAACCAAACGTGGGCGCCCCAAGGGATCGACCACGAAGCCGCCGGCGAACACAGCCAGCGAGAAAGCGTTGGCTGCGGTCCCCAAGCCACCTGCCTATTTGGGCAAGTATGCCAAAGAGTATTGGGTGACGGTGGGGCCCGTGCTGATCGAAGCGAAGCTATTGACCAACAGCCACCTGGGAGCGTTCGCCGCACTGTGCGAAGCGTGGCACGAATATCGAACCAATCAAGACTGGATCACGGCGAACCCTGACAAGCTGACGTTCGCCACAGAAACCGGATACGTCGCAGAAGATCCACGGATCCGGTTTCGCAACAAAGCACTCGACACGCTGCAAAAGCTGTGGAGCAAGTTCGGCATGACGCCCAAGGCGCTGGCCGATCTTGGCAAATTGACTGACACCAAGAGTAGCATCCCCGCGATCGCAATCTTTGCGCGATCCAAGTACGACGATTTGGAAAAATGA
- a CDS encoding head-tail adaptor protein yields MKSKRRIGRLRHRVTIKRRSIEYDEVGQVTETYTDVKTVAAAIDTYGGKNLAQQGVADASLIVTIRHLAGLTPYDLLACRGETLYIGAIIDPDPDHPRRWLEVYCSKEPFENVED; encoded by the coding sequence ATGAAATCCAAGCGACGCATCGGCCGTTTGCGGCATCGGGTGACGATCAAGCGACGGTCGATCGAGTACGACGAAGTCGGCCAAGTCACCGAGACTTATACCGACGTGAAAACGGTTGCTGCAGCGATTGATACGTATGGGGGAAAGAACTTAGCTCAGCAAGGTGTCGCGGATGCGAGCCTTATTGTGACGATCCGGCATCTTGCTGGGCTAACCCCCTATGACCTTCTCGCCTGTCGCGGCGAAACGCTTTACATCGGAGCGATCATCGATCCGGATCCCGATCATCCCCGGCGTTGGTTGGAAGTCTACTGCAGCAAAGAGCCTTTCGAAAATGTCGAAGACTAA
- a CDS encoding phage major capsid protein, translating to MTPDELKALQEKRGKLAAEIKRQANEYNGRRDKRKDAPEQELWPDETRTHWDKVNADYDAVETQLREATEATEIERRVGSLDDGSGNRGQFDPTADLGRGDRRRNDPQTNIAEQRALALQGWARTAAGMDLSKEHRDAMKQVGYRGKNIEINLSGTEQLRARQEIFATHHPTHTKRALTTQTGNSGGFTVPTGFVNQLEIAMLQFNGVEQVASIFSTTEGNPMPFPTANDTGNEGEIVGENADVSTEANPTFGQILFGADKYSSKLVKVPFELLTDSAFNFALLLGAMLGERIGRKANGEFTTGTNGIVTQATVGKTAALETALTPEELIDLQESVDSAYRSGNSVCFMMHSLIISAIRKLKVDGNFIWQSGLQAGVPDTLLGDRLVRNSKMASTMEADAKVALYGDCSKYGIRRVGSVRLMRASELYLENDQVGFIAFLRQCGRLIDAGTHPVKVLKMAAAE from the coding sequence ATGACTCCCGATGAATTGAAAGCGTTGCAAGAGAAACGTGGCAAGCTGGCCGCGGAGATCAAGCGACAAGCGAACGAATACAACGGTCGCAGGGACAAACGAAAAGACGCGCCCGAGCAAGAGCTGTGGCCGGACGAAACCCGCACGCATTGGGACAAGGTCAACGCTGACTACGACGCTGTCGAAACGCAGCTGCGGGAAGCAACCGAAGCGACCGAGATCGAACGCCGTGTTGGATCGTTGGACGATGGATCGGGGAACCGTGGCCAGTTCGATCCCACCGCCGATCTTGGTCGCGGCGATCGTCGCCGCAACGATCCCCAAACCAACATCGCGGAGCAACGCGCGTTGGCCCTGCAGGGGTGGGCCAGAACGGCCGCCGGAATGGACCTGTCGAAAGAACATCGGGACGCGATGAAGCAGGTCGGCTACCGCGGCAAGAACATCGAGATCAATTTAAGCGGGACCGAACAACTGCGGGCACGCCAAGAGATCTTCGCCACGCATCACCCCACGCACACCAAACGTGCGTTGACAACGCAAACTGGAAACTCAGGTGGATTCACGGTCCCAACGGGGTTCGTCAATCAGCTCGAAATTGCCATGTTGCAATTCAACGGCGTCGAGCAAGTGGCGTCGATCTTCAGCACCACCGAAGGGAATCCGATGCCCTTCCCAACCGCGAACGATACCGGCAACGAAGGGGAAATCGTTGGCGAAAATGCCGACGTTTCGACTGAGGCGAACCCAACGTTCGGTCAGATCCTGTTCGGTGCCGACAAGTACTCGAGCAAGCTGGTCAAGGTACCCTTTGAGTTGTTGACCGACAGCGCGTTCAACTTCGCGTTGTTGTTGGGTGCGATGCTTGGCGAACGCATCGGACGCAAAGCCAATGGTGAATTCACCACCGGAACCAACGGTATCGTGACCCAAGCGACCGTCGGCAAAACGGCGGCTTTGGAAACGGCGCTCACGCCCGAAGAACTGATCGATCTACAAGAAAGCGTCGACTCGGCTTACCGCTCCGGCAACAGCGTCTGTTTCATGATGCACTCGTTGATCATCAGCGCAATCCGCAAACTGAAGGTCGATGGCAACTTCATCTGGCAATCCGGCCTGCAGGCTGGCGTCCCCGACACGTTGCTTGGTGATCGCCTGGTTCGCAATTCGAAGATGGCCTCGACGATGGAGGCCGATGCCAAGGTCGCGTTGTATGGCGATTGCAGCAAGTACGGAATCCGACGCGTTGGCTCGGTCCGATTGATGCGAGCGAGCGAACTCTACTTGGAAAACGACCAGGTCGGATTCATCGCATTCTTGCGTCAATGCGGTCGTCTGATCGACGCCGGCACGCATCCGGTCAAAGTGCTGAAGATGGCAGCCGCCGAATAA